One window of the Rhodococcus sovatensis genome contains the following:
- a CDS encoding MBL fold metallo-hydrolase, which translates to MNGTFTFIGNATALISFGDITILTDPNFLHAGQYAYLGHGLVSKRVREPAMDINELPRVDAILLSHMHGDHWDRRTQAHLDPATPIITTAHAARRLQRRGFAAAEQLSTWNSTALQRGDTRAQVTAMPGRHGPTWAQNLHLVPPVMGSMIEFEHDPGDEPVAQLRVYISGDTLYVDDLAAIPARYPRIDTGIFHLGGTTLPFGQSPIRGLMVTMDAAQGVQAIKLIDAAESIPIHYDDYGVFASTLADFDDEVRARGFTERVRYVARGETVTLGRK; encoded by the coding sequence ATGAACGGCACGTTCACTTTCATCGGCAACGCCACCGCGCTCATCTCGTTCGGCGACATCACCATCCTCACCGACCCGAACTTTCTCCACGCCGGCCAATACGCATACCTCGGACACGGCTTGGTCTCCAAACGTGTGCGTGAGCCGGCGATGGACATCAACGAGCTTCCTCGGGTCGACGCGATACTTCTTTCGCACATGCATGGTGACCATTGGGACCGCCGAACGCAGGCGCATCTCGATCCCGCGACACCGATCATCACCACAGCGCACGCGGCTCGTCGCCTTCAGCGCCGCGGATTCGCTGCGGCAGAGCAACTCTCGACGTGGAATTCGACAGCTCTCCAGCGCGGCGATACCCGCGCGCAGGTCACCGCTATGCCCGGACGCCACGGCCCGACATGGGCACAGAACCTTCATCTGGTTCCTCCCGTGATGGGCTCGATGATCGAATTCGAACACGACCCTGGGGACGAACCAGTTGCCCAGCTACGGGTCTATATCTCGGGCGACACGCTCTACGTCGATGACCTCGCCGCCATCCCGGCGCGATACCCACGCATCGACACCGGCATCTTCCATCTCGGCGGAACCACACTACCGTTCGGACAATCACCCATACGGGGGCTAATGGTGACCATGGACGCAGCCCAAGGAGTGCAGGCCATCAAGCTGATCGATGCAGCCGAATCGATTCCCATCCACTACGACGACTACGGCGTGTTTGCCTCTACTCTGGCGGATTTCGACGATGAGGTACGAGCACGCGGGTTCACCGAGCGCGTCCGGTACGTGGCCCGCGGCGAAACCGTCACCCTTGGCAGGAAGTGA
- a CDS encoding zinc-dependent alcohol dehydrogenase produces the protein MLSMVYRGPYKVRAEHKTEPKIEHPNDAIIKVTLAAICGSDLHLYHGMMPDTRVGTTFGHEFIGVVDQVGPSVENLVPGDRVMVPFNIYCGSCYFCARGLFSNCHNVNPNATAVGGIYGYSHTTGGYDGGQAQYVRVPFADVGPSIIPNWMDDEDALLLTDALATGYFGAQLGSIREGDTVLVFGAGPVGLYAAASSWLMGAGRVVVIDHLEYRLAKARSFAHAETVNFAEHDDIVVTMKKTTDYLGADVAIDAVGAEADGNFLQHVTAAKLKLQGGSPIALNWAIDSVRKGGTVSVMGAFGPMFSAVKFGDAMNKGLTLRMNQCPVKRQWPRLFDHIRNGYLKPNDIVTHRIPLEHVDEAYHIFSGKLDDCIKPILVPNAH, from the coding sequence ATGTTGTCGATGGTCTACCGCGGTCCGTACAAAGTGCGCGCCGAACACAAAACCGAACCAAAGATCGAACACCCCAATGACGCCATCATCAAAGTCACCTTGGCCGCGATCTGCGGCTCTGACCTGCACCTATACCACGGTATGATGCCCGACACTCGCGTGGGAACGACATTCGGACACGAGTTCATCGGCGTCGTCGATCAGGTGGGCCCCTCGGTCGAAAACCTCGTCCCAGGTGACCGCGTCATGGTGCCGTTCAACATCTATTGCGGTTCCTGCTACTTTTGCGCACGCGGACTGTTCTCCAACTGCCATAACGTCAACCCGAACGCCACCGCTGTCGGAGGTATCTACGGGTATTCGCACACGACCGGTGGATACGACGGCGGACAAGCACAGTACGTCCGGGTACCGTTCGCCGACGTCGGGCCGAGCATCATTCCCAATTGGATGGACGACGAGGATGCACTGCTGCTCACCGACGCTCTCGCCACCGGATACTTCGGTGCACAACTCGGCTCGATCCGCGAGGGTGACACCGTATTGGTGTTCGGTGCCGGCCCGGTCGGCCTCTACGCAGCGGCGAGTTCGTGGCTCATGGGTGCCGGACGTGTTGTCGTGATCGACCATCTCGAATACCGCCTCGCGAAAGCACGCTCGTTCGCTCACGCTGAAACAGTCAACTTCGCCGAACACGACGACATCGTCGTAACCATGAAGAAGACCACCGACTACCTCGGCGCCGATGTCGCCATCGATGCCGTCGGCGCCGAAGCGGACGGCAACTTTCTCCAACACGTGACGGCAGCGAAACTCAAACTTCAGGGCGGGTCGCCCATTGCGCTGAACTGGGCCATCGATTCGGTCCGCAAAGGCGGAACTGTTTCCGTGATGGGCGCATTCGGCCCGATGTTCTCCGCCGTCAAATTCGGCGACGCCATGAACAAAGGTCTGACGCTGCGCATGAATCAGTGCCCGGTCAAGAGACAGTGGCCCCGGTTGTTCGATCACATCCGCAACGGATATCTCAAACCCAATGACATTGTGACGCATAGGATCCCACTGGAACACGTCGACGAGGCCTATCACATCTTCTCCGGCAAACTCGACGACTGCATCAAACCGATCCTCGTCCCGAACGCGCACTAG
- a CDS encoding IS3 family transposase (programmed frameshift) translates to MAGRKRNSAEDIVRKLRRADELTAAGKTQEEIAAELEVSAATLYNWRRQYGGMDTDAAKELKELREQNGKLKRLLAEAELEKDALREVAKGKILSPAAKRRAVDMLVNTMSLSKRLACKAVGLARSTYARTPIADTPADPDAALRASLRTYAGSHPLHGFRRAWAHLRHDQGMSVNKKKVHRLWKEEGLQVRIYHPRKRAGISSCPQIEADAPKVVWAMDFQFDSTVDGKAIKIASMIDEHTRQSLLNIVERSITAQRLTDELDKTFALWDGPPMVLRMDNGPEFISHVLQQFCRDRVGISYIPPGTPWNNGHIESFNNRLRKECLNRNHWTSLLEARVVIEDFKDDHNHRHRHSSLGYLTPSEYAAQCTHNHQPVEGCEID, encoded by the exons ATGGCTGGACGGAAGCGCAACTCTGCCGAGGACATCGTGCGCAAACTGCGCCGTGCCGATGAGCTGACCGCTGCAGGCAAGACGCAAGAGGAGATCGCGGCGGAGCTCGAGGTGTCGGCGGCGACGTTGTACAACTGGCGGCGTCAGTACGGCGGGATGGACACCGATGCCGCGAAGGAACTCAAGGAGCTGCGCGAGCAGAACGGCAAGCTCAAACGCCTGCTCGCCGAGGCCGAGCTGGAGAAGGACGCACTGCGGGAGGTAGCGA AAGGGAAAATTCTGAGCCCAGCCGCCAAGCGCCGCGCCGTCGACATGCTCGTCAACACCATGAGTCTGTCGAAACGTCTGGCGTGCAAAGCTGTTGGGCTTGCCCGCTCCACCTACGCACGAACACCGATCGCCGACACACCCGCGGATCCCGACGCGGCCCTGAGGGCGTCGCTGCGGACATACGCAGGCTCGCATCCACTGCACGGCTTCCGTCGCGCCTGGGCGCATCTGAGGCACGACCAGGGCATGTCGGTGAACAAGAAGAAGGTGCACCGGCTCTGGAAGGAGGAGGGTCTGCAGGTTCGGATCTATCATCCCCGCAAACGCGCCGGCATCAGCTCCTGCCCGCAGATCGAAGCCGATGCGCCGAAAGTGGTGTGGGCTATGGATTTTCAGTTCGACTCCACGGTGGATGGGAAAGCGATCAAGATCGCGTCGATGATCGACGAACACACCCGGCAGTCCCTGTTGAACATCGTGGAGCGCTCGATCACCGCGCAACGACTGACCGACGAGCTCGACAAGACGTTCGCGCTGTGGGACGGACCGCCGATGGTCCTGAGAATGGACAACGGTCCGGAGTTCATTTCGCATGTGCTGCAACAGTTCTGTCGCGACCGTGTCGGTATCTCCTACATCCCGCCGGGGACGCCGTGGAACAACGGACACATCGAATCGTTCAACAACCGACTACGGAAGGAGTGCCTGAACCGCAATCACTGGACGAGCCTTCTCGAAGCGAGGGTGGTGATCGAGGACTTCAAAGACGACCACAACCATCGACACCGGCACTCATCACTCGGCTACCTCACGCCGTCCGAGTACGCTGCCCAATGCACCCACAACCACCAACCGGTCGAGGGTTGCGAGATCGACTGA
- a CDS encoding aldehyde dehydrogenase family protein: protein MAIATVNPADNTTLKEFDGFTDEHVDDCISSAHTAYDNWRSMNVGERAKFLARAGELMIERTDKFASLMTTEMGKLIGEAKGEVALAASILKYYADNGEKMIADETISVDEGSAIVRTTSIGALLGVMPWNFPLYQVVRFVGPNLLLGNTVLIKHASICPQSAQALEDLFRDAGAPVGVYTNLFVSGTKISRIIDNPQIRGVSLTGSEGAGASVGEQAGKRLKKSVLELGGSDPFIVLDDGDDFDRLIEAAVTGRMANTGQSCVASKRFFVGTATYDRFVTELSEALAKLQPGDPADENTTLGPLSSEQAAQDLDELVKDAVDKGATAVTGGSRIDRPGAYIEATVLTGVTGKMRAFSEELFGPVAVVYAVDSVDEAVELSNASPYGLGATVYSRDNNAAEAVADRLDTGGRSPIVGPPCSRATV, encoded by the coding sequence ATGGCAATCGCAACCGTCAATCCTGCCGACAACACGACGTTGAAGGAATTCGATGGGTTCACCGATGAGCATGTCGACGATTGCATCTCGTCGGCGCACACTGCGTACGACAACTGGCGGAGTATGAACGTAGGCGAACGGGCGAAATTCCTGGCGCGCGCAGGTGAGCTCATGATCGAGCGAACCGACAAATTCGCCTCACTCATGACGACCGAGATGGGAAAGCTGATCGGAGAGGCCAAAGGTGAAGTAGCGCTGGCGGCCTCGATCTTGAAGTACTACGCCGACAACGGCGAGAAGATGATCGCCGACGAGACCATCTCTGTCGACGAGGGGTCCGCGATCGTGCGCACCACGTCGATCGGCGCCTTGCTCGGCGTTATGCCGTGGAACTTTCCGCTGTATCAGGTGGTCCGGTTCGTCGGCCCCAACCTTTTACTCGGTAACACCGTGCTGATAAAGCACGCCAGCATCTGTCCGCAATCGGCACAAGCTCTGGAAGACCTCTTCCGTGACGCAGGCGCGCCGGTTGGCGTCTACACCAATCTGTTCGTGTCGGGCACGAAGATCTCCCGGATCATCGACAACCCCCAGATTCGTGGCGTCTCGCTCACGGGCAGTGAAGGCGCAGGTGCCAGCGTCGGTGAACAAGCGGGCAAGAGATTGAAGAAGTCGGTACTCGAGCTGGGTGGCAGCGACCCCTTCATAGTTCTCGATGACGGTGACGACTTCGATCGCCTCATCGAAGCGGCGGTCACCGGTCGCATGGCGAACACCGGACAGAGCTGCGTGGCGTCGAAGCGATTCTTCGTAGGAACCGCGACCTACGACCGGTTCGTCACCGAGCTATCGGAGGCGCTGGCGAAACTGCAACCCGGCGATCCGGCCGATGAGAATACGACGCTCGGCCCGCTGTCCTCCGAACAGGCCGCCCAGGATCTCGATGAACTCGTCAAGGATGCAGTGGACAAGGGCGCGACCGCAGTAACCGGCGGTAGCCGAATCGATCGACCGGGCGCGTACATCGAGGCGACGGTGCTGACCGGAGTGACCGGCAAGATGCGGGCGTTCAGCGAGGAGTTGTTCGGTCCAGTAGCCGTGGTCTACGCAGTGGACAGCGTCGACGAGGCAGTCGAGCTATCGAATGCATCGCCATACGGCCTCGGTGCAACCGTGTACTCCCGTGACAACAACGCGGCGGAAGCTGTGGCAGATCGACTCGATACAGGTGGCAGGTCCCCGATAGTCGGGCCACCGTGTTCTAGAGCCACGGTGTGA
- a CDS encoding cytochrome P450, whose amino-acid sequence MKLGFPPVAAGVIARRRVAMKILEKFDADSIALKTVTKLRAEFGSGPVELDIPGRTVVVVLDPDDASNILDDTPARFTAANREKRSALAPFQPRGLLISNDRARRSRRPVNEAALETPETLHSMARPFATAIDEEMSSFVVESRRNPEFDAGQFTSVWWCAVRRITLGDAARDDSSLTDALWTLRTAGNWSYFFPNRHRLRDRFFDGLYNYAENVEENSLLAALDSRARGAATDPVGQIPHWLFAFDAAGIATIRAFALLVTHPEQMAEARREIDGADPKSPHPLPFLRSCVLESLRLWPTTPTILRDSVVDTYWGDDRMKIRSGSAFLIYTPAFHRDTHTLDYADSFLPSVWLDGRAESQRGFLPFSSGPAGCPGRNIALFAASTALAQLVAGFGNYRLTSTPQLTPSYPMPATFDHFGLNFSS is encoded by the coding sequence GTGAAGCTGGGCTTTCCACCAGTGGCAGCCGGTGTCATCGCTCGGCGCCGCGTCGCGATGAAAATCCTCGAAAAATTCGACGCCGACTCGATCGCACTGAAGACCGTCACGAAGTTGCGTGCCGAATTCGGCAGCGGGCCTGTCGAACTGGACATACCGGGGCGCACGGTCGTGGTCGTACTCGACCCGGACGACGCGTCGAACATCCTCGATGACACGCCCGCGCGATTTACGGCCGCCAACCGCGAGAAACGCTCTGCTCTCGCCCCGTTTCAACCTCGCGGGCTGCTGATCTCGAATGACAGGGCGCGTAGATCTCGTCGCCCCGTCAACGAGGCTGCGCTCGAAACCCCCGAGACACTGCACAGTATGGCTAGGCCGTTCGCTACCGCGATCGACGAAGAAATGTCGTCATTCGTCGTCGAAAGCCGCCGAAATCCGGAGTTCGACGCGGGCCAGTTCACCAGTGTGTGGTGGTGCGCGGTTCGTCGAATTACTCTCGGCGACGCAGCACGTGACGATTCGAGTCTCACCGACGCGCTATGGACTTTGCGTACCGCCGGAAACTGGTCGTACTTCTTTCCCAATCGCCACCGTCTACGCGACCGGTTCTTCGACGGGCTGTACAACTATGCCGAGAACGTCGAGGAAAACTCGCTCCTCGCAGCCCTCGACTCCCGCGCCCGCGGAGCAGCAACCGATCCCGTTGGTCAGATACCGCATTGGCTCTTCGCTTTCGACGCTGCCGGAATCGCAACGATTCGCGCATTCGCGCTGTTGGTCACACACCCGGAACAGATGGCCGAAGCGCGGCGGGAAATCGACGGTGCCGACCCCAAGTCGCCTCATCCTTTGCCCTTCCTACGCAGTTGCGTGCTCGAATCGCTGAGGCTGTGGCCCACGACCCCGACGATTCTGCGCGACTCTGTCGTCGATACCTATTGGGGCGATGACCGAATGAAAATTCGGTCGGGTTCTGCTTTCTTGATCTACACACCCGCGTTCCACCGCGACACCCACACTCTGGACTATGCCGACTCGTTCTTGCCCAGTGTCTGGCTCGATGGACGCGCAGAGTCGCAACGAGGGTTCTTGCCGTTCAGTTCCGGTCCGGCCGGATGTCCTGGCCGGAACATTGCACTGTTCGCGGCCAGCACCGCACTTGCCCAGTTGGTTGCGGGCTTCGGCAACTATCGGCTGACCTCCACACCACAGCTGACACCGTCGTATCCCATGCCGGCAACGTTCGACCACTTCGGACTGAATTTCTCGTCCTGA
- a CDS encoding alcohol dehydrogenase catalytic domain-containing protein, producing MKAVVWHDVGDIRLDEVSEPRIEAPTDAIITVTTSAICGTDLHLVRGTMPGMLPGTIVGHEAVGVVEEVGSAVRGFVAGDRVVVGSTVACGTCSYCRAGYFAQCDTANPNGPQAGTCFFGGPESTGPVNGLQAERARIPFAATTIVKVPDAVTDEQAIMVSDVLPTGYFGAVLARVREGNTVLVLGAGAVGQCAVASAKLQGASRVIVVDGIDSRLETAQTQNAEPINFNKEDPVAAVLELTGGIGADRVIDAVGIDAQRPESGPAVKALPVDTSSFDAEQHKAAPDGNTDSGQWLAGDAPSLSARWAVRASAKAGTIGIIGVYSPTFDSFPIGEMMNRNITVQAGNCNHRRYIPGLLAKVARGDLDPTRFISQHTEPTAMIDAYKTFDRREDGWLKTTVPM from the coding sequence ATGAAAGCTGTTGTATGGCATGACGTCGGCGATATCCGCTTGGACGAGGTGAGCGAACCGCGCATCGAAGCGCCGACAGATGCGATCATCACGGTGACGACGTCGGCAATCTGCGGAACCGACCTCCATCTCGTACGGGGAACCATGCCGGGGATGCTTCCCGGCACCATCGTCGGGCATGAAGCGGTCGGTGTCGTCGAAGAAGTCGGTTCCGCAGTACGGGGTTTCGTTGCCGGCGACCGAGTAGTGGTCGGATCGACCGTCGCGTGCGGTACGTGCTCGTACTGCCGTGCGGGTTACTTCGCCCAGTGCGACACTGCGAACCCAAACGGACCGCAGGCAGGCACATGTTTCTTCGGGGGGCCAGAATCGACAGGTCCTGTCAACGGGCTGCAGGCCGAACGCGCGAGGATTCCCTTTGCCGCGACAACCATAGTGAAAGTCCCGGACGCAGTTACCGACGAACAGGCAATCATGGTGTCGGATGTATTGCCGACAGGATATTTCGGTGCTGTCCTCGCTCGCGTCCGTGAAGGAAATACCGTACTCGTGCTGGGTGCGGGCGCAGTGGGTCAGTGCGCTGTCGCCTCGGCGAAACTTCAGGGCGCGTCGAGGGTCATCGTGGTCGACGGCATCGATTCTCGCCTCGAGACAGCACAAACGCAGAATGCGGAACCCATCAACTTCAACAAGGAGGACCCGGTTGCCGCCGTACTGGAGTTGACCGGTGGGATCGGCGCCGATCGCGTCATCGACGCGGTGGGGATAGATGCACAACGTCCCGAATCGGGTCCCGCGGTGAAGGCGCTGCCTGTCGACACGTCGTCCTTCGATGCCGAGCAGCACAAGGCGGCTCCGGACGGCAACACCGACTCGGGCCAGTGGCTTGCAGGTGACGCGCCGTCCCTTTCCGCCAGATGGGCGGTGCGCGCCAGCGCCAAGGCCGGAACCATCGGAATCATCGGGGTGTATTCGCCCACGTTCGATTCTTTTCCCATCGGCGAAATGATGAACCGGAATATCACTGTCCAGGCGGGGAACTGCAATCATCGACGGTACATACCCGGACTGTTGGCGAAGGTCGCCCGAGGCGACCTGGATCCCACCAGGTTCATCTCGCAGCACACCGAGCCAACCGCGATGATCGACGCCTACAAGACCTTCGACCGCCGTGAAGACGGTTGGCTGAAGACAACGGTGCCGATGTGA
- a CDS encoding DUF4383 domain-containing protein yields MSARPTTQRTPVQLATLAVGLVFLLVGILGFIPGITTHYDMLTFAGHHSGAQLLGVFAVSILHNIVHLLFGVAGVALARTATSAKAYLVGGGIVYFVLFLYGLFVDHDSGANFVPVNQADNWLHLGLAVGMVGLGLLTSRAPTRTRTP; encoded by the coding sequence ATGTCGGCAAGACCCACGACCCAACGCACTCCCGTCCAACTGGCCACTCTGGCCGTCGGACTCGTATTCTTACTGGTGGGAATCCTTGGATTCATCCCCGGCATCACGACCCACTACGACATGTTGACGTTTGCCGGACACCATTCAGGCGCGCAGCTTCTCGGCGTGTTCGCAGTGTCCATATTGCACAATATTGTGCATCTTCTGTTCGGTGTCGCAGGCGTTGCGCTCGCACGAACCGCAACATCGGCAAAGGCCTATCTCGTCGGCGGCGGAATCGTGTATTTCGTCCTTTTCCTATATGGCCTGTTCGTCGATCACGACAGCGGAGCCAACTTCGTTCCCGTCAATCAAGCGGACAACTGGCTACACCTCGGACTCGCCGTTGGCATGGTTGGGCTGGGCCTTCTCACATCGCGAGCACCAACGCGTACCCGAACGCCGTAG
- a CDS encoding DUF2795 domain-containing protein: MTINPIELQKHLSGAEYPASKDQLVELAERNGADDDTLSALRKMNGDNFDGPDDVSAAASDRG; the protein is encoded by the coding sequence ATGACAATCAACCCAATCGAGCTACAGAAGCACTTGTCCGGCGCCGAATATCCCGCTTCCAAAGACCAACTCGTCGAGCTGGCAGAAAGAAACGGTGCCGACGACGACACACTGTCTGCGCTGCGCAAGATGAACGGTGACAATTTCGACGGCCCTGACGATGTCAGCGCTGCTGCCAGCGACCGAGGTTGA
- a CDS encoding SDR family NAD(P)-dependent oxidoreductase translates to MYGSKRLAVVTGASSGIGAELTNLFVHDGYDVIAVAEGIEPHCYADYPDGLAGTITAVQADLRTTEGVDTVVAAVDNDGRALSAAALNAGIGCGGTFAETDLADIMSVIDLNIRGTVRLASFVVRHMLARGSGRILITSSVASMMPGPNHVVYNATKSFLQSFAEGLASEASDGGVTVTALMPGPTDTQFFRRAGLENTIMGRLDKDEPAAVARAGYDAMNNGKRKVVAASVLSKAMAAVSTVTPDSVKARAHRILAEPSDD, encoded by the coding sequence ATGTACGGAAGTAAACGCCTGGCAGTAGTGACCGGAGCGTCGAGTGGAATCGGGGCGGAGCTGACGAACCTGTTCGTGCACGACGGGTATGACGTCATCGCGGTCGCCGAGGGCATCGAACCACACTGCTATGCAGACTATCCTGATGGTCTTGCCGGAACGATCACCGCAGTACAGGCCGATTTGCGGACCACCGAAGGCGTCGACACGGTCGTCGCGGCTGTCGACAACGACGGTCGTGCGCTGTCTGCGGCAGCGTTGAACGCCGGAATCGGCTGCGGTGGGACGTTCGCCGAGACGGATCTTGCCGACATAATGTCCGTTATCGATCTCAACATTCGTGGCACGGTGCGGCTCGCCTCGTTCGTGGTACGCCACATGCTCGCACGAGGTAGCGGTCGGATTCTCATCACGAGTTCGGTGGCGTCGATGATGCCCGGTCCCAACCACGTCGTCTACAACGCCACCAAATCTTTCCTGCAGAGTTTCGCCGAGGGTCTTGCGTCCGAGGCATCCGACGGTGGTGTCACGGTGACAGCGCTGATGCCTGGGCCGACCGACACCCAATTCTTCCGACGTGCCGGTCTCGAGAACACCATCATGGGCCGACTCGACAAAGACGAACCCGCGGCCGTTGCCCGAGCGGGCTACGACGCGATGAACAACGGCAAACGAAAGGTGGTCGCCGCATCTGTGCTGTCCAAGGCGATGGCGGCGGTGAGCACGGTGACACCCGATTCGGTCAAGGCAAGGGCTCACCGAATACTGGCCGAACCAAGCGACGATTAA
- a CDS encoding polysaccharide pyruvyl transferase family protein: MSSEQLILVVGWSSFVHGESTAGDVLATEAVRRHLCENALFHDVAWSPVMASAIPPATFPNVISRNVIYDEVVPASYTHVIFVCGPVHGDQIAEMHRVFAHCRRIALGVSVIDPLAPEVRDFHTVIARDQISSVPSIDVSATVPTEDLPLVGVMLTSGQNEYGHRRRHESVISTLDQWLTGRDEYAFVELDTRLDPRGWRSTSSADQVETLIRKCAAVITMRMHGLVLALKNAVPVVGIDPVSGGGKLTDQATAWSWPAVIACTEVSDGALDRNIQWALSERGRWHALEASLLAGPPSDQFLRLDAALQISP; this comes from the coding sequence ATGTCCAGTGAACAACTCATTCTGGTCGTCGGTTGGTCCAGCTTCGTGCACGGAGAGTCGACTGCCGGAGACGTTTTGGCCACCGAAGCCGTACGTCGCCATCTGTGCGAGAACGCGCTCTTCCACGATGTAGCGTGGAGTCCGGTCATGGCTTCGGCGATTCCGCCGGCAACATTTCCGAACGTCATCTCCCGCAATGTCATCTACGACGAAGTCGTGCCGGCGTCGTACACCCACGTCATCTTCGTTTGCGGCCCAGTCCACGGTGACCAAATCGCGGAAATGCATCGTGTATTCGCTCATTGTCGGCGAATTGCCCTCGGCGTCAGTGTCATCGACCCGCTCGCGCCAGAGGTCCGCGATTTCCATACCGTCATTGCGCGCGATCAGATCTCGAGCGTGCCATCGATCGATGTGTCTGCCACCGTGCCAACGGAGGATCTCCCGCTCGTCGGTGTCATGTTGACATCGGGACAGAACGAGTACGGGCACCGGCGGCGCCACGAGAGCGTCATCTCGACGTTGGATCAATGGCTTACAGGACGCGACGAATATGCCTTCGTCGAACTCGACACGCGGTTGGATCCGCGCGGTTGGCGCTCGACGTCGTCTGCCGACCAAGTCGAAACCCTGATACGAAAATGCGCAGCGGTTATCACCATGCGTATGCACGGGTTGGTGCTTGCGTTGAAGAATGCAGTTCCAGTTGTGGGCATCGATCCTGTGTCCGGCGGAGGAAAGCTGACCGATCAAGCGACCGCATGGTCGTGGCCCGCTGTGATCGCGTGCACCGAGGTGTCTGACGGCGCACTGGACCGAAATATCCAGTGGGCTTTGTCCGAGCGAGGAAGATGGCACGCTCTCGAGGCTTCGTTGTTGGCCGGGCCGCCGTCGGACCAGTTTCTACGACTCGATGCTGCGCTACAAATCTCGCCATGA